A window of Mustela nigripes isolate SB6536 chromosome 9, MUSNIG.SB6536, whole genome shotgun sequence contains these coding sequences:
- the LOC132024127 gene encoding uncharacterized protein LOC132024127, which yields MLETPIQTPWRRAEGLSHSRESGTPLRLRPSRRVWDRIRETRPGPQAAEEAGKQQLSLRPLTAGPWCGGLAGAGLLALPRPDAGRERAVWLAGGRGVRGRPGGESCSPRAPSDVAKANNRGDAEKQKAIRHDLHGRCGVVPAGRTSGRRSGSPRPCRLLRRISRSRHRRRRTSRGPDGRRLRIHAAGAERAARGQRARSPRARGRASAELELQPPPFRSSPHRRPARGCRAGAPTGDPWRPPAEWQLREVRSPGGSSCLPQR from the exons ATGCTGGAAACACCGATACA GACACCCTGGCGGAGGGCGGAAGGTCTCTCCCACTCTCGGGAAAGCGGCACCCCTCTCCGGCTGCGCCCTTCGCGGCGCGTCTGGGATCGGATCCGAGAAACGCGCCCGGGGCCACAGGCAGCcgaggaggcagggaagcagcAACTTTCCCTCCGCCCTCTAACCGCAGGGCCTTGGTGCGGCGGCCTCGCGGGGGCCGGGCTCCTCGCCCTTCCCCGTCCGGATGCCGGACGGGAGCGGGCCGTGTGGCTGGCGGGAGGTAGGGGAGTGCGGGGAAGACCCGGGGGGGAGTCCTGCTCTCCGCGAGCCCCGTCAGATGTTGCAAAGGCAAACAATAGGGGAGACGCGGAGAAACAAAAGGCCATTCGTCACGATCTCCACGGGCGCTGTGGCGTGGTCCCTGCGGGGAGGACATCTGGGAGGCGGTCAGGAAG CCCGCGGCCCTGTCGGCTCCTGCGCCGGATCAGCCGCAGCCGGCACCGGAGGAGGAGGACGAGCCGGGGGCCGGACGGGCGACGCTTGCGGATCCACGCGGCGGGCGCGGAGCGAGCGGCGAGGGGCCAGCGCGCGCGGTCTCCACGAGCGCGCGGGCGAGCGAGCGCGGAGTTGGAGCTCCAGCCGCCGCCGTTCCGAAGTAGCCCCCACAGGCGCCCAGCGCGCGGCTGTCGCGCGGGGGCGCCGACCGGGGACCCCTGGCGGCCGCCCGCGGAATGGCAGCTCCGTGAAGTCAGGTCGCCTGGAGGCTCATCTTGCCTCCCGCAGAGGTGA
- the IFNK gene encoding interferon kappa, which translates to MSTKPDVIRKCLWPACLVGLLITGILSLDCNLLHFHLRKVTWQNLRLLSSTSSSFPAECLSETKAFELPQEILSHTQPVKRYIKEAFYEMSIQAFNIFSQYTLKSTWESDYLKQIQIGLDQQLQYLEQCLEEEEQDKEDWKEMTEDGMNWSGALVPQLSSLELRRYFNRIDNFLKEKRYSHCAWEIIRAEIRRCFYYFQKFAARLRKK; encoded by the coding sequence atgagcacaaagcctgacgtGATTCGAAAGTGTCTGTGGCCTGCGTGCCTTGTGGGTCTCCTCATCACTGGCATCCTCTCTCTGGACTGTAACTTGCTGCATTTCCACCTAAGAAAAGTCACCTGGCAAAACCTGAGACTCCTAAGCAGTACGAGCAGCTCCTTTCCTGCAGAGTGCCTGAGCGAAACCAAAGCGTTTGAGTTGCCCCAAGAGATCCTGTCACACACCCAGCCTGTGAAAAGGTACATCAAGGAGGCCTTCTATGAAATGTCTATACAGGCCTTCAATATCTTCAGTCAGTACACCCTCAAATCCACTTGGGAAAGCGACTATCTGAAACAGATCCAAATCGGACTTGATCAGCAACTGCAGTACTTGGAACAATgcctggaggaagaggagcaggatAAGGAAGACTGGAAAGAGATGACAGAAGACGGAATGAACTGGTCAGGAGCTCTGGTCCCCCAGCTGAGCAGCCTAGAACTGAGGCGGTATTTCAATAGGATAGACAACttcctgaaagaaaagagatacaGTCACTGTGCCTGGGAAATCATCCGAGCGGAAATCAGAAGATGTTTCTACTACTTTCAGAAATTTGCAGCCCGACTCAGGAAGAAATAA